A single genomic interval of Flavihumibacter rivuli harbors:
- the pdhA gene encoding pyruvate dehydrogenase (acetyl-transferring) E1 component subunit alpha, with amino-acid sequence MDTTLKAGTAGQDNVDHYTNILYQMQLIRRFEERSAELYTQSLIRGFLHLYVGEEAVAVGVMQALTGEDSILSTYREHGHALARGVDAGRIMAEMYGKQEGCSRGRGGSMHLFDASKKFYGGNAIVGGHLPMAVGMALAAKKQGKASVTCCFFGEGAAAEGEFHEAMNLAALWSVPLLLVCENNLYAMGTAIRFSHSETHLEKKGEGYGMATMVVDGMDVLKVEAAAKQAVDTIRQTGKPLLLVANTYRFRAHSMFDAELYREKTEVEEWKQKDPIPALYRYMKEQFGFSEAAFQGIESKVEEEIKAAIDFAEKGKWEPVEELTRFVHSETQTN; translated from the coding sequence ATGGATACTACACTAAAAGCAGGTACTGCAGGACAAGATAACGTTGACCACTATACGAATATCTTATACCAGATGCAACTGATCAGGAGATTCGAAGAGCGGTCCGCGGAATTGTACACGCAATCCCTGATCAGGGGATTCCTTCACCTCTATGTGGGTGAGGAAGCTGTGGCTGTTGGGGTGATGCAAGCCCTGACAGGGGAGGATAGCATCCTGAGCACTTATCGTGAGCATGGCCATGCATTGGCAAGGGGAGTAGATGCAGGAAGGATCATGGCCGAGATGTACGGCAAGCAGGAAGGATGCAGCAGGGGAAGGGGAGGGTCCATGCACCTGTTCGATGCCTCGAAAAAATTCTACGGCGGGAACGCGATCGTAGGCGGTCACCTGCCCATGGCCGTAGGCATGGCATTGGCTGCCAAAAAGCAAGGAAAGGCATCCGTCACCTGTTGCTTCTTTGGCGAAGGTGCAGCCGCGGAAGGGGAGTTCCATGAAGCCATGAACCTCGCCGCATTGTGGTCGGTACCCTTGCTACTGGTTTGTGAAAACAACCTTTATGCTATGGGCACGGCGATTCGTTTCTCCCATTCAGAAACCCACCTGGAAAAGAAAGGGGAAGGTTATGGTATGGCCACCATGGTGGTGGATGGTATGGATGTGCTGAAAGTGGAAGCCGCAGCCAAACAGGCGGTTGACACCATCAGGCAAACAGGCAAGCCATTGTTGTTGGTTGCCAATACCTACCGGTTCAGGGCCCATTCCATGTTTGATGCGGAACTGTACCGGGAGAAAACGGAGGTGGAGGAATGGAAGCAAAAAGATCCCATTCCAGCTCTTTACAGGTATATGAAGGAGCAGTTCGGCTTCTCGGAAGCGGCATTCCAAGGCATTGAATCGAAGGTGGAAGAAGAAATAAAAGCAGCCATTGATTTTGCGGAGAAAGGAAAATGGGAGCCAGTGGAAGAGTTGACAAGATTCGTTCACAGTGAAACCCAAACCAACTGA
- a CDS encoding alpha-ketoacid dehydrogenase subunit beta: MTYREALKQGIRQVLQHDQRAFLMGEDVGRYGGAFAVSKGLLAEFGAERIMDVPLSESGFMGAGIGAAIGGMRPIVEIMTVNFSLLAMDQIVNNAATLLHMSGGQVNVPVIVRMGSGIGRQLAAQHSHSWEPLYAHIPGLKVFSIGTHEDARNFLPAIFDHPDPVIIFEYTSMLNMEAELPTEPENVNTHLAAIRKTGKDISLVTYGTGVYKSLEAANTLLADGIDVEVIDLRVLRPIDYTTVFNSIRKTHRAVLVEDAWGSVNISSEISARIMENIFYELDAPVRRLGGVEVPIPYPKHLEDASVPQPADIINLVKNSMRHGGV, translated from the coding sequence ATGACCTACCGCGAAGCCTTGAAACAGGGCATCAGGCAGGTACTGCAACATGACCAGCGCGCATTCCTGATGGGTGAGGATGTAGGTAGGTACGGAGGTGCATTTGCTGTCAGCAAAGGATTGCTGGCGGAGTTTGGGGCAGAAAGGATCATGGACGTACCCTTGTCGGAATCAGGTTTCATGGGTGCTGGAATAGGCGCTGCCATTGGTGGGATGCGACCGATAGTGGAGATCATGACGGTTAATTTCAGCTTGTTGGCCATGGACCAGATCGTGAACAATGCTGCCACTTTATTGCATATGTCCGGTGGACAGGTCAATGTTCCCGTGATCGTCAGGATGGGTTCAGGGATAGGCAGGCAATTGGCGGCACAGCATTCCCACAGCTGGGAACCGCTCTACGCCCATATCCCCGGGCTGAAGGTGTTCTCCATTGGCACCCATGAAGATGCGAGGAACTTTTTGCCGGCCATATTTGACCACCCTGACCCGGTCATCATTTTCGAGTATACATCCATGTTGAACATGGAAGCAGAACTTCCTACCGAACCTGAAAATGTAAACACTCATTTAGCTGCCATCAGGAAAACAGGAAAGGATATTTCACTGGTCACTTATGGAACAGGCGTCTACAAATCGCTGGAGGCTGCCAATACGCTGTTGGCGGATGGCATAGACGTGGAGGTGATAGACCTGAGGGTGCTGCGACCGATCGATTATACTACCGTATTCAACTCGATCAGGAAGACCCATAGGGCAGTGCTGGTGGAAGATGCATGGGGCAGTGTCAACATTTCTTCGGAAATAAGTGCAAGGATCATGGAGAACATCTTCTATGAGCTGGATGCACCTGTCCGCCGGCTCGGAGGGGTAGAAGTACCCATCCCTTATCCCAAACACCTGGAGGACGCATCGGTTCCGCAACCAGCAGATATTATTAACCTCGTAAAAAATAGCATGAGGCATGGTGGAGTTTAA
- a CDS encoding dihydrolipoamide acetyltransferase family protein, producing MVEFKMPSLGADMEAGSLREWLVKPGDHVKRGDIIAIVETQKGLIDIEVFQEGTINSLLTKVDEKVPVGTVMALIDSGEPEKKTTPTAIPQVKKEEVRIKASPLARKLAADHSINLESITGTGEGGVITKEDVEKLIATQVPSTAPVAGEKDYNESIRMAIAAAMSKSNREIPHYYLEKKMDMTRALAWLGNYNKEHPIKERLLPVALLVKALAKALADVPQLNGYWDKSFQPKTAINIGFTISLRPGGIIVPAILQADKRSVPEIMQVLNDLIPRARSLKLRSSELSDATITLTSLGEGQADTVFGMVYPPQVAIIGLGSIREEPWAENGMLDVRSVINVTLAADHRASDGLVGSKLLTAFEHYLQEPEKL from the coding sequence ATGGTGGAGTTTAAAATGCCCAGTCTGGGCGCTGATATGGAAGCCGGTTCTTTACGGGAATGGCTGGTCAAACCAGGCGACCATGTAAAACGAGGGGACATCATTGCCATCGTTGAAACGCAGAAAGGCCTGATAGATATTGAGGTCTTCCAGGAAGGGACCATCAATAGCCTCTTGACAAAAGTGGACGAGAAGGTTCCTGTTGGGACAGTTATGGCATTGATCGATAGTGGTGAACCGGAAAAGAAAACAACACCAACTGCAATACCTCAGGTAAAAAAAGAAGAAGTCCGCATCAAGGCATCCCCATTGGCAAGGAAACTGGCTGCAGACCATTCCATCAACCTGGAATCCATTACCGGTACAGGTGAAGGAGGGGTGATCACTAAAGAGGATGTGGAAAAGCTGATCGCCACCCAAGTTCCTTCCACCGCTCCGGTAGCTGGGGAAAAAGATTACAATGAATCCATAAGGATGGCCATCGCCGCAGCCATGTCCAAATCGAACAGGGAGATCCCTCATTATTACCTGGAGAAAAAGATGGATATGACCAGGGCCCTGGCATGGCTGGGCAACTACAATAAGGAACATCCGATAAAGGAACGTTTACTACCAGTCGCACTGCTGGTCAAGGCACTTGCCAAAGCATTGGCAGATGTTCCCCAATTGAATGGATATTGGGATAAGAGCTTCCAGCCAAAAACAGCGATCAATATTGGTTTCACTATCTCCCTGAGGCCAGGGGGAATAATTGTCCCGGCCATTCTCCAGGCGGATAAGAGATCGGTACCGGAGATCATGCAGGTCCTGAATGATCTCATCCCGAGGGCAAGATCGTTAAAGCTCAGGAGTTCGGAATTGAGCGATGCTACCATTACCCTGACCAGCCTTGGGGAAGGACAGGCCGATACGGTTTTCGGGATGGTCTATCCACCACAAGTAGCCATCATTGGATTGGGAAGTATCCGGGAAGAACCATGGGCGGAAAACGGGATGCTGGATGTGAGATCGGTCATCAATGTTACCCTTGCCGCCGACCATCGTGCCAGTGATGGCCTTGTTGGAAGCAAACTATTAACTGCATTTGAACACTATTTACAAGAACCCGAAAAACTATGA
- a CDS encoding acyl carrier protein yields MTAENIKTLAIDLLKQIAPDTEPGSLAPDDNIRDKLEIDSFDALQFITQLDEKLGLDTPEEDYGKISTLATLCSYFEQKLNKA; encoded by the coding sequence ATGACTGCAGAAAACATAAAGACCCTGGCGATAGACTTGCTGAAACAAATTGCACCCGATACAGAACCGGGGTCATTGGCACCGGATGATAATATCCGGGATAAGCTGGAGATCGATTCCTTCGATGCGCTGCAATTCATTACCCAACTGGATGAAAAACTGGGCCTGGACACTCCTGAAGAGGATTATGGAAAGATCTCCACCCTGGCCACACTCTGTTCCTATTTCGAGCAAAAACTCAATAAAGCATGA
- a CDS encoding DEAD/DEAH box helicase, whose amino-acid sequence MKFEQYNISPDIKESLAELGFKRPTDIQFKAIPSILKGEDVLAIAQTGTGKTAAFAIPILHVLQQQQERRHKPKHLLQCLVMVPTRELAIQIAGVFSEIGKYTDLSILGLYGGVEQDDQVKQLRKGVDILIATPGRMFDLIHQQHLDLSFVRVLVLDEADHMLDLGFNKDIVDVKKKLPRKHQTLFFSATIDKKIKDLAYAMVYNPIRIQISPQDPVSKNISHAVAFVEMDDKRFFLERLVKEFPDTRILVFVRTKVRAERVQAAMKRVGIDSLCMHGGKEQQDRLDVMDQFRSGQVKMLITTDVNARGIDIPDVDYVVNYDLPDVAENYVHRVGRTGRGVKKGQAVSFCSQEEKPLLEAIQKYIGKEIREMAIDKQSYRETLALSEETPNDNWRLLLEQEMKKQEKPKGKKKK is encoded by the coding sequence ATGAAATTCGAACAATACAACATTTCACCCGACATTAAGGAAAGTCTCGCAGAACTTGGATTCAAACGCCCAACCGATATCCAGTTCAAGGCCATCCCCTCTATCCTGAAAGGTGAGGATGTTTTGGCCATCGCACAAACCGGTACCGGTAAAACCGCAGCATTCGCCATCCCTATCCTTCACGTGTTGCAACAACAGCAGGAGAGGAGGCATAAGCCCAAACATTTGTTGCAATGCCTGGTAATGGTGCCCACACGCGAACTGGCTATCCAGATCGCGGGGGTGTTTTCCGAGATCGGGAAGTATACCGACCTATCCATACTGGGGCTATATGGTGGAGTGGAACAGGATGACCAGGTGAAACAACTCAGGAAGGGGGTGGATATCCTCATCGCCACACCGGGCAGGATGTTCGACCTCATCCACCAGCAACACCTCGACCTCAGTTTTGTCAGGGTCCTGGTATTGGATGAAGCCGACCATATGCTGGACCTTGGATTCAATAAGGATATTGTTGATGTGAAGAAGAAACTGCCCAGGAAACACCAGACCCTGTTCTTCTCCGCAACCATTGATAAGAAGATCAAGGACCTGGCCTATGCCATGGTGTACAACCCTATCAGAATACAGATCTCACCACAGGACCCGGTTTCAAAGAATATCAGCCATGCAGTGGCATTTGTGGAAATGGACGATAAACGTTTTTTCCTGGAAAGACTGGTGAAAGAATTTCCGGATACCAGGATACTGGTCTTTGTGCGTACCAAGGTGAGGGCAGAAAGGGTACAGGCAGCCATGAAGCGGGTAGGTATTGACAGCCTTTGCATGCATGGGGGCAAGGAACAACAGGACCGCCTGGATGTAATGGACCAATTCAGGTCCGGCCAGGTGAAAATGCTCATCACTACCGATGTAAATGCAAGGGGGATCGATATTCCCGATGTTGATTATGTAGTGAACTACGACCTTCCGGATGTAGCGGAAAACTATGTTCACCGCGTGGGAAGGACAGGCAGGGGAGTGAAGAAAGGCCAGGCAGTTTCCTTCTGCAGCCAGGAAGAGAAGCCCTTGCTGGAAGCCATCCAGAAATACATTGGCAAGGAGATCAGGGAAATGGCCATAGACAAACAATCGTACCGGGAAACACTGGCGTTGTCGGAAGAAACCCCCAATGACAACTGGCGCTTACTCCTGGAACAGGAAATGAAAAAACAGGAAAAGCCCAAGGGCAAGAAAAAGAAATGA